CGCGGAGTGCCGTCCACGATGGGCAGCGTGTCGATGTCCAGCCCGCTCAGCCGGCCGATCCCGTCCGGAGAAATCGTTTCCCCCGTGATATCGTCCACCACGCCGGACAGATCGCGGATATTCCCGTCATTGTCCAGAAAGCCGGGACGCTCCGCACCGGCATCCCCAAATCTCAGCAGTTTCATGTAGCTCTCCTCTAGATAGTCCAGCCGCCATCAATCGCGCAGGCCTGGCCCGGGTGATGGCTCAGTTTCTTGAAAATATGTCACGGTATTCACTAGGCGAACGTGTGTTGGAACGAGACCGCACGGTTGCCGGGGCAGGAAGTTCTTTCATGTAGCTGTTGATGACCATGATATGATTGGTCAGTGCCTCTTTGGCTGCAGCGATGTCGCCTGAGGCCAACAAGTCACGGATCTGGTTGTGCTCGTCGAAAGATTGTTCGCGAAAATTGCCTTCGCCGCTTTGAAGCCGCACGCGCAACGCTTCGATCGCCGACGAGGTAAGCATGTTGGCCCTGATCAGGTATGAATTCCCGGAGCTTTTGAGAAAGGTCTGATGGAATTCCCTGTCAGCTTGTCCGTACTTCTCATAATGACCGGCATGAAGGGCCGCCCGCATTTGGAAGAGGGCGGAATCCAGGCCGGTGACGACCTCATGCGGGTCACGGGCCATTGCCAGGTCGACTGCCGACGTCTCAAGGACAGCGCGGAACGAACTCATTTCAAAGACGTCCGCAGTGCTGGGGGCAAATACGTAAGTGCCGGCTTGCGGAACGATCGTGACAAGTCCCATGTCCCGCAGCTCCGCGAATGCCATGCGAACAGGTGCCTTGCTCATGCCCAATGCGTCGGCAATCGGAACTTCGGAAAGGCGCTCACCCAAATCAAGCGCACCAGACAGGATGGCGTGGTGGATTCTTTCAAAGGCGACTGAGCTAAGTGACATGGTTGTCCTCCCGACTGCCCTGTGTCCAGTGACGTCTGTTCATGTTCTTGCGCAACCCGTGTCGACTACGAAATCCAACAAACTTCTGAAACGAAGCATTACATGGGTTGACAGAAATTGTGAAGTCTAGAATTCTAGTTCTTGCAGTTTGAACAATCGGAGATCCCATGGCGAGTTTTCATATCCTGACCCCCGATGCCCAGTATGCGGATGATGCCACGGTCGAAAGGGCGGTCGCGGGATCACAGGCAAAGTGGAGCATCTTCAGGGAACGTGACGCGGCCAAGATATCCAAGGACGTTTGGAAGAACTGCGATGCGCTTGTTGTCTGGCATGAAATGCCGCTGGATGCTCAGACGATTGCCCGCCTTGATCGCTGCAAAATCATTGTTCGGGCCGGCGTTGGCTTCGATCATATCGATCTGGAGGCTGCCGCCGACCGAGGCATCCCCGTGTGCAACACACCAGATTACGGCACCAGCGAGGTCGCGGATCACGCCATCGCCATGATG
This DNA window, taken from Qingshengfaniella alkalisoli, encodes the following:
- a CDS encoding GntR family transcriptional regulator, whose translation is MSLSSVAFERIHHAILSGALDLGERLSEVPIADALGMSKAPVRMAFAELRDMGLVTIVPQAGTYVFAPSTADVFEMSSFRAVLETSAVDLAMARDPHEVVTGLDSALFQMRAALHAGHYEKYGQADREFHQTFLKSSGNSYLIRANMLTSSAIEALRVRLQSGEGNFREQSFDEHNQIRDLLASGDIAAAKEALTNHIMVINSYMKELPAPATVRSRSNTRSPSEYRDIFSRN